In one Rhinoraja longicauda isolate Sanriku21f chromosome 32, sRhiLon1.1, whole genome shotgun sequence genomic region, the following are encoded:
- the LOC144608841 gene encoding G protein-activated inward rectifier potassium channel 4-like, which produces MQSETKLIPAIEEMPQSPQCRNSAASGRMSNISNLDYKDCEAHATNSASALLHISSPDLNWQPPAPNSAVKPSFSAPTDVDERYKRHRILPREKTVPDINSKWVPPQAGNLHNLPNHKSNLRPSTRNVLSDSTSPKQRCKLIDDTRQLFSISNQQKRQRYVMKDGKCQVNLGNIQERQRFLLDFFTTIVDLKYRWFLVVFSMCYLVTWMTFGILYFLDAYFRGDINHVGDVKWKPCFDNVDGFISALLLSIESQRTIGYGTRMVTSNCAEGVILLIAQCIVGSMIDAMMVGCVFVKISRPKKRAETLKFSKYAVISPRDECFCLMFRVGDLRDSHMVDAKLRAKLIKSRQTKEGEFIPLEQTEINLGYDTGKDRLFLVEPQTITHDINESSPFWEMSADSLKREQFEIIVILEGIVESTGMTCQARTSYKEDEILWGHRFESCISLEKGAFRVHYNKFDMTFEVQMPPGSAKAIQQAKEIESNCLPTINLYWDNINHSCAKEQGHNNTGKYRIAEE; this is translated from the exons ATGCAGTCAGAAACCAAGTTGATACCCGCGATAGAAGAAATGCCACAATCTCCACAATGTAGGAATTCAGCAGCTTCAGGGAGAATGAGCAACATTTCAAACTTAGACTACAAGGACTGTGAAGCCCATGCAACCAACAGTGCTTCAGCTCTCCTCCATATTTCCAGTCCAGATCTAAACTGGCAGCCACCTGCACCCAACTCAGCTGTAAAGCCCAGCTTCAGTGCACCCACCGATGTGGATGAACGTTACAAACGTCATCGAATATTACCCAGAGAGAAAACGGTACCAGATATCAACTCCAAGTGGGTCCCACCACAAGCTGGCAATCTACACAACCTCCCAAATCATAAAAGCAATTTACGACCTTCAACAAGAAATGTCTTATCTGATTCCACATCACCAAAGCAGCGGTGCAAACTGATAGATGACACCAGGCAACTCTTCAGTATTTCAAATCAACAGAAGCGACAACGATACGTAATGAAAGATGGCAAATGCCAAGTGAATCTTGGTAACATTCAGGAAAGGCAGAGATTCCTGCTTGACTTTTTCACTACAATAGTGGACCTGAAGTATCGCTGGTTCCTCGTGGTCTTCTCGATGTGTTACCTTGTGACCTGGATGACCTTTGGAATTCTTTACTTCTTAGACGCTTACTTTAGAGGTGACATCAACCATGTGGGGGATGTGAAATGGAAACCTTGCTTTGATAACGTGGATGGCTTCATCTCTGCCTTGCTGCTCTCTATTGAAAGTCAAAGGACAATTGGTTATGGCACCCGCATGGTGACTTCAAATTGTGCGGAAGGGGTCATTTTACTCATAGCTCAGTGCATCGTTGGCTCCATGATCGACGCCATGATGGTGGGATGTGTGTTTGTGAAGATCTCACGGCCCAAGAAGCGAGCCGAGACTCTGAAGTTCAGCAAGTATGCTGTGATATCACCCAGAGATGAGTGCTTTTGCCTGATGTTCAGGGTCGGTGACCTACGGGACAGCCACATGGTTGATGCAAAGCTAAGAGCCAAGCTCATCAAATCTAGGCAAACAAAAGAAGGTGAATTCATACCTCTGGAGCAAACAGAAATTAATCTTGGCTACGACACAGGGAAAGACCGACTCTTCCTGGTGGAACCACAGACCATAACCCATGATATAAATGAGAGCAGTCCTTTCTGGGAAATGTCTGCAGACTCTTTGAAGAGAGAACAGTTTGAAATCATTGTGATCCTGGAAGGCATCGTTGAATCTACAG GAATGACCTGCCAAGCTAGGACATCTTACAAAGAAGATGAGATTCTTTGGGGTCACCGCTTTGAGTCTTGCATCTCCTTGGAGAAAGGTGCGTTCCGAGTTCACTATAACAAATTTGACATGACATTCGAGGTCCAGATGCCACCAGGCAGTGCAAAGGCTATACAGCAGGCAAAAGAAATAGAGTCAAATTGCCTGCCCACAATCAATCTATACTGGGATAATATAAATCATTCCTGTGCCAAAGAACAGGGACATAATAATACTGGAAAGTACAGGATTGCAGAAGAGTAA